The region AGGTGCCGGATGATATCTGCCCTCACTGCAAGGCTCCCCTGACAGGCAATACGGTTGATGCAGAGACTTATATAGAGGAAGGCTACCTGCCCAGGTGGGAGGCATACAAGAAATGGCAGACAGGGACTCTGAACCGCAGACTGGTTATCCTGGAACTGGGAGAGGGGTTTAAGACGCCTACCGTCATGCGCTGGCCATTTGAGAAGATTGGTTTTTTCAATCAGAAATCCGTGTTTTACAGGATACATGAAACGTTTTACCAAATGCCCAAAGAAATGGGAGAGCGGGCCGCGGGAATCCAGGCAGATTCCGTTGCCTTTATCCGCGGCCTGGCAGAGGACTGAGAAGAATATCAGAATTACTTTATCACTACCATGCCTTGTTAATATCAGCCGGTCAATTACATTCCAAGAGGTCCCGTTGGCAATCATCTGATATTCAAGCGATTATAAAAAAAAGTTGCCTTTATCACGTTACAATGCTAAAATATTAAATCATAGGAACGAGGTTGAATGTATGATTGCTATTATTGATTATGACGCAGGAAACCTGCGCAGTGTGGAAAAAGCCCTGCTTTCACTGGGAGAAACGCCTGTCATAACCAGGGACAGGAAAACGATACTCAAAGCGGACAAGGTCATTCTGCCCGGGGTGGGATCCTTTGGCGATGCCATGGGAAAGCTGAAGCAGTATGATCTTGTGGATGTGATTTGCGAGACAGTGGACCAGGGAACTCCATTTCTGGGTATATGCCTGGGGCTGCAGCTTTTATTTGCCGGCAGTGAGGAGCGCCATGGGGCTGCCGGTCTGGGCATTCTTCCGGGAAAGATACTTAAGATACCGGAACATCCCGGACTTAAAATTCCGCATATGGGCTGGAATTCACTGAAGATAAGGCCGGAGGCAAAGCTGTTTCATGGGATTGAAGACGGAGCCTATGTTTACTTTGTCCATTCCTATTATTTGAAAGCAGAGGACGAGTCCGTTGTGGCGGCTTCCACAGAGTACAGCACCATAATCCACGCTTCTGTTGAACGGGGAAATGTGTTTGCATGCCAGTTCCACCCGGAGAAAAGCGGGAAGGTGGGCCTTGCCATTCTTAAGAATTTTATCGGACTGTAAAAGTCCCGCGCTGTCTGAAAAAATGTTGCCAGGACAGCGCCATGCCATTTAAAACAAGAGATAGGAGAGGCGATATGTTTACCAAAAGAATCATGCCATGTCTGGACGTGAACAACGGACGCGTGGTAAAAGGCGTAAATTTTGTGAACCTGCGGGACGCAGGGGACCCGGTGGAGATAGCCGCGGCTTATGACAAGGCAGGGGCAGATGAACTGGTATTTCTGGATATCACGGCATCCTCAGACAACCGCCGCACTGTGGTGGATATGGTGCGCAAGGTGGCGGAGACTGTTTTCATCCCGTTTACTGTGGGCGGCGGCATACGCACGGTGGAAGATTTCCGCATGCTTCTCCGGGAGGGCGCGGATAAGATATCCATTAATTCCTCAGCCATCGACAATCCGCGTCTTATCAGCGACGCGGCGGACAAGTTCGGCCGCCAATGTGTGGTGGTAGCCATAGATGCCAGGCACAGGGCTGATGGAAAAGGCTGGAACATCTATAAGCACGGCGGGCGCGTGGATGTGGGTATAGATGCCCTGGAGTGGGCCATGGAGGCAGACCGTCTGGGAGCGGGTGAGATACTGCTCACCAGCATGGACTGCGACGGAACCAGGAACGGATATGACAACGAACTGACTTCTCTCATAGCCTCCCACGTATCCGTGCCTGTCATTGCCTCGGGAGGCGCCGGGAATAAGGAACATTTCTATGATGCGCTGACAAAGGGCGGCGCGGACGCTGTCCTGGCCGCATCTTTGTTTCATTATAAGGAACTGGAAATAAGGGACCTTAAGGAGTACCTGTCGGAGAGAGGGATTGCCGTAAGGATATAGCGGAAGGGCTGGAACGCGGGGGCCGGAGGCTTTGACGGCGGAAGCAGAACGGGTAGCATGGTAAATAGAGTGAAACATGTGCCTGTTTTTCATGGGTGGAGACATATGGGGCGATCCGGCTGACGTATGAAGCCGAAAGCCCCCATCCGAAAGCCCCCATCCGAAAGCCCCCATCCGCAAGCCCCGTCCGCAGGTTACAGCAGCAAGCCCCATCCTCCATTCCTCCATCCTCCTGTCTCATGCCCTCTGTCCCATATCTCGATACCGTTGCCCTCCTATATCCATCCTCACCAGGCTGCGCTCCCGGCCCTCTTTCTTAATTATTTTGTCGATATCCGTTGTTTCCTGCGGTTTCCTATGCTAAAATATGAAAATGTGAATTTATATCGTGAAAGAAAAGGAGAAGCAGGATATGGCCGCTATTACCAATGACTGGCTGGGGCCCATGAGCAGCGAGTTTAAGAAGCCCTATTATAAAGAACTGTACAAGACAGTAAAGCATGAATATGAGACCAAAAGGGTGTTTCCCGAACCCGATGATATCTTCAACGCGTTTGCCTTTACACCGCTGGCAGACGTGAAGGCAGTGATTCTGGGGCAGGACCCTTACCACAATTATGGCCAGGCCCATGGCCTGTGTTTTTCGGTAAAGCCGGACGTGGATATTCCTCCCTCATTGGTGAATATTTACCAGGAGCTTCACGACGATTTGGGGTGTTATATACCGAATAACGGTTACCTGAAAAAATGGGCTGACCAGGGTGTCATGCTGTTAAATACAGTGCTCACGGTGAGAGCCCACCAGGCTAATTCCCACCGGGACATTGGGTGGGAGAAGTTTACGGATGCAGCCATAAGCATTCTTAACCAGCAGGACAGGCCCATGGTGTTTATTTTATGGGGACGTCCGGCCCAGGCTAAGAAGGCAATGCTGAATAATCCCAGGCATTTAATCCTGGAGGCGCCCCACCCAAGTCCCTTGTCAGCGTCCAGGGGATTTTTCGGCAGCAGGCCTTTCAGCAAGACCAATGCATTTTTAGCAGAGCACGGCCTTACGCCTGTTGACTGGCAGATTGAGAATGTATAAAACAGGTATAGGGATAGATAAGAATACATAAAATGTACAGCAGGCAGGGGCCCTTGCAGCAGGATGGCTGCACGGGCGGGATGCCGAGGGCGTCAGGGAATGGAGCCTGTCTGCGGTAAGGAGAATTTATGAGTTTAGTTGAAGTGTTAAAGATCATTGTACTGGGAATTGTGGAGGGATTCACGGAGTGGCTTCCCATCAGCAGCACGGGCCATATGATTCTGGTGGATGAAATCATACGTCTGAACCAGCCGGATGCGTTTAAGGACGTATTCCTGGTGGTGATCCAGTTAGGGGCCATCCTGGCCGTGGTGGTTATGTATTTTCATAAGCTGAATCCCTTCAGCCCCACCAAGACCAGCCGGCAGAAGGATGCCACCTGGGCTCTGTGGATTAAAATTATCATTGCCTGTGTTCCGGCAGCCATTCTGGGGCTTTTGCTGGATGACTGGATGGAGGCCCATCT is a window of Enterocloster clostridioformis DNA encoding:
- the hisH gene encoding imidazole glycerol phosphate synthase subunit HisH, which codes for MIAIIDYDAGNLRSVEKALLSLGETPVITRDRKTILKADKVILPGVGSFGDAMGKLKQYDLVDVICETVDQGTPFLGICLGLQLLFAGSEERHGAAGLGILPGKILKIPEHPGLKIPHMGWNSLKIRPEAKLFHGIEDGAYVYFVHSYYLKAEDESVVAASTEYSTIIHASVERGNVFACQFHPEKSGKVGLAILKNFIGL
- the hisF gene encoding imidazole glycerol phosphate synthase subunit HisF; this encodes MFTKRIMPCLDVNNGRVVKGVNFVNLRDAGDPVEIAAAYDKAGADELVFLDITASSDNRRTVVDMVRKVAETVFIPFTVGGGIRTVEDFRMLLREGADKISINSSAIDNPRLISDAADKFGRQCVVVAIDARHRADGKGWNIYKHGGRVDVGIDALEWAMEADRLGAGEILLTSMDCDGTRNGYDNELTSLIASHVSVPVIASGGAGNKEHFYDALTKGGADAVLAASLFHYKELEIRDLKEYLSERGIAVRI
- a CDS encoding uracil-DNA glycosylase; the protein is MAAITNDWLGPMSSEFKKPYYKELYKTVKHEYETKRVFPEPDDIFNAFAFTPLADVKAVILGQDPYHNYGQAHGLCFSVKPDVDIPPSLVNIYQELHDDLGCYIPNNGYLKKWADQGVMLLNTVLTVRAHQANSHRDIGWEKFTDAAISILNQQDRPMVFILWGRPAQAKKAMLNNPRHLILEAPHPSPLSASRGFFGSRPFSKTNAFLAEHGLTPVDWQIENV